A genomic stretch from Colwellia sp. Arc7-635 includes:
- a CDS encoding Ig-like domain-containing protein: protein MENYTNPKNAKIINVKGEIQTGQVENSLLQVGDNIKVGTVLNLVEGSEVILAFDDGSQHRIYSTENGLVNETLTDGAGNVAIDSSDTNSIEDEISAIQDLIDSGVDVDLPETAAGLVNNEGTSFVTLNRTGDETLAQAGYDTTEQNINPALGNDFLANANRDTLLEINDEIEQDNSTLSDNNETVVTAEDTEISGNVLDNGTSNIGPLVITNFTVEGNTYNAGDTVSVTGGELTINADGTYTFTPNDNFNGAVPVISYTVTDGAGDTDISTLTIAVTPVSDLTDGDESVTTTEDNPVSGNILANANTVDGPLTVTNFTVEGNTYNAGDTVSVTGGELTINANGTYTFTPDDNFNGTVPVISYTVTDGAGDTDISTLTIAVTPVSDLTDGDESVTTTEDNPVSGNILANANTVDGPLTVTNFTVEGNTYAAGDTVTVTGGELTINADGTYTFTPDDNFNGTVPVISYTVTDGAGDTDISTLTIAVTPVSDLTDGDESVTTTEDNPVSGNILTNANTVDGPLTVTNFTVEGNTYNAGDTVSVTGGELTINADGTYTFTPSDNFNGTVPVISYTVTDGAGDTDISTLTIAVTPVSDLTDGDESVTTTEDNPVSGNILANANTADGPLTVTNFTVEGNTYAAGDTVTVTGGELTINADGTYTFTPDDNFNGAVPVISYTVTDGAGDTDISTLTIAVTPVSDLTDGDESVTTTEDNPVSGNILANANTVDGPLTVTNFTVEGNTYAAGDTVTVTGGELTINADGTYTFTPDDNFNGAVPVISYTVTDGAGDTDISTLTIAVTPVSDLTDGDESVTTTEDNPVSGNILANANTVDGPLTVTNFTVEGNTYAAGDTVSVTGGELTINADGTYTFTPNDNFNGAVPVVSYTVTDGAGDTDISTLTIAVTPVSDLTDGDETVSVAEDMPASGNVLANANTVDGPLTVTSFTVEGNTYAAGDTVSVTGGELTINANGTYTFTPDDNFNGTVPVISYTVTDGAGDTDISTLTIAVTPVSDLTDGDESVTTTEDNPVSGNILSNANTVDGPLTVTNFTVEGNTYAAGDTVSVTGGELTINADGTYTFIPDDNFNGTVPVISYTVTDGAGDTDISTLTIAVTPTSDLTDGDESVTTTEDNPVSGNILANANTVDGPLTVTNFTVEGNTYAVGDTVTVTGGELTINADGTYTFTPDDNFNGAVPVISYTVTDGAGDTDISTLTIAVTPTSDLTDGDESVTTTEDNPVSGNILTNANTVDGPLTVTNFTVEGNTYAAGDTVTVTGGELTINANGTYTFTPDDNFNGAVPVIFYTVTDGAGDTDISTLTIAVTPTSDLTDGDESVTTTEDNPVSGNILTNANTVDGPLTVTNFTVEGNTYAAGDTVSVTGGELTINANGTYTFTPDDNFNGTVPVISYTVTDGAGDTDISTLTIAVTPVSDLTDGDESVTTTEDNPVSGNILSNANTVDGPLTVTNFTVEGNTYAAGDTVSVTGGELTINADGTYTFIPDDNFNGTVPVISYTVTDGAGDTDISTLTIAVTPVSDLTDGDESVTTTEDNPVSGNVLANANTVDGSLTVTNFTVEGNTYNAGDTVSVTGGELTINADGTYTFTPSDNFNGTVPVISYTVTDGAGDTDISTLTIAVTPVSDLTDGDETVSVAEDMPASGNVLANANTVDGPLTVTSFTVEGNTYAAGDTVSVTGGELTINADGTYTFTPDDNFNGAVPVISYTVTDGAGDIDISTLTIAVTPTSDLTDGDETVSVAEDMPASGNVLANANTVDGPLTVTNFTVEGNTYAAGDTVTVTGGELTINANGTYTFTPDDNFNGAVPVISYTVTDGAGDTDISTLTIAVTPVSDLTDGDETVSVAEDMPASGNVLANANTVDGPLTVTNFTVEGNTYAAGDTVSVTGGELTINANGTYTFTPDDNFNGTVPVISYTVTDGAGDTDISTLTIAVTPVSDLTDGDETVSVAEDMPASGNVLANANTVDGPLTVTSFTVEGNTYAAGDTVSVTGGELTINTDGTYTFTPDDNFNGTVPVISYTVTDGAGDTDISTLTIAVTPTSDLTDGDETVSVAEDMPASGNVLANANTVDGPLTVTSFTVEGNTYTAGDTVSVTGGELTINANGTYTFTPDDNFNGAVPVISYTVTDGAGDTDISTLTIAVTPVSDLTDGDETVSVAEDMPATGDVLANANTVDGPLTVTNFTVEGNTYAAGDTVTVTGGELTINANGTYTFTPDDNFNGAVPVISYTVTDGAGDTDISTLTIAVTPTSDLTDGDETVSVAEDMPASGNVLANANTVDGPLTVTSFTVEGNTYAAGDTVSVTGGELTINTDGTYTFTPDDNFNGAVPVISYTVTDGAGDIDISTLTIAVTPTSDLTDGDETVSVAEDMPASGNVLANANTVDGPLTVTNFTVEGNTYAAGDTVSVTGGELTINANGTYTFTPDGNFNGTVPVISYTVTDGAGDTDISTLTIAVTPVSDLTDGDETVSVAEDMPASGNVLANANTVDGPLTVTSFTVEGNTYAAGDTVSVTGGELTINTDGTYTFTPDDNFNGAVPVISYTVTDGAGDIDISTLTIAVTPTSDLTDGDETVSVAEDMPATGNVLANANTVDGPLTVTNFTVEGNTYAAGDTVTVTGGELTINANGTYTFTPDDNFNGTVPVISYTVTDGAGDTDISTLTIAVTPVSDLTDGDETVSVAEDMPATGNVLANANTVDGPLTVTNFTVEGNTYAAGDTVTVTGGELTINANGTYTFTPDDNFNGTVPVISYTVTDGAGDTDISTLTIAVTPVSDLTDGDESVTTTEDNPVSGNILTNANTVDGPLTVTNFTVEGNTYAAGDTVTVTGGELTINANGTYTFTPDDNFNGAVPVISYTVTDGAGDTDISTLTIAVTPTSDLTDGDETVSVAEDMPASGNVLANANTVDGPLTVTNFTVEGNTYAAGDTVTVTGGELNINANGTYTFTPDDNFNGTVPVISYTVTDGAGDTDISTLSITVEPANAPPIAANDSFFVEEGGVISGNIITHDDGDGIVDSDGGDGAVLVVTHINGQELVFGTDGFALINVDGGTLSVNANGDFTYQNSEGFVLGAIAPSFEYTLSDGIDSDIATVTIAVGDSAPDAIDDSNSISYRVIRGVTTSAFASGNIVSDGSSGDGADEPGDGNLTLTQFVLGGVVYLFDSNTTSYEIDTGYGIFKIDNTGLYSFELPFMTDASGVPSSLEVSYTIQDDDTVNPETDNATLTITFNNTTVTTTSALSDGELIDLSYSESATDINLIDEYVSPAIEYNLSDLLVDNNNESFEDTMLFDELSQSDSISILQETEFTDVVIDESLSLENIEQVDAAHSTETIVTNSFLDKGVTLINDASAEVVPLPIELDSTDHI from the coding sequence TGGCCCATTGGTAATCACGAATTTTACGGTTGAAGGCAATACGTACAATGCCGGTGATACCGTATCTGTCACCGGTGGCGAGTTAACTATCAATGCTGACGGTACCTATACCTTCACACCAAACGATAATTTCAATGGCGCTGTCCCGGTCATTTCTTATACCGTTACCGATGGTGCTGGTGATACGGACATTTCGACCTTAACGATTGCCGTGACGCCTGTCTCTGACCTGACAGATGGCGATGAGTCTGTCACGACGACAGAAGATAATCCTGTTTCTGGTAATATATTAGCGAATGCAAACACGGTTGATGGCCCGCTAACGGTGACGAACTTTACGGTTGAAGGCAATACGTACAATGCCGGTGATACCGTATCTGTCACCGGTGGAGAGTTAACCATCAATGCGAACGGTACTTACACCTTCACACCAGATGACAATTTCAATGGCACGGTTCCGGTCATTTCTTATACGGTTACCGATGGTGCTGGTGATACGGATATTTCGACCTTAACCATTGCCGTGACGCCTGTTTCTGATCTGACAGATGGCGATGAGTCTGTCACGACGACAGAAGATAATCCTGTTTCTGGTAATATATTAGCGAATGCAAACACGGTTGATGGCCCGCTAACGGTGACCAACTTTACGGTTGAAGGCAATACGTACGCTGCAGGTGATACCGTCACGGTCACCGGTGGTGAACTCACCATCAATGCTGATGGTACTTATACCTTCACACCAGATGATAATTTCAATGGCACGGTTCCGGTGATTTCTTACACTGTGACCGACGGTGCTGGTGATACGGATATTTCGACCTTAACGATTGCCGTGACGCCTGTCTCTGATCTGACAGATGGCGATGAGTCTGTCACGACGACAGAAGATAATCCTGTTTCTGGTAATATATTAACCAATGCAAACACGGTTGATGGACCACTTACCGTTACCAATTTTACGGTTGAAGGCAATACGTACAACGCGGGTGATACCGTATCTGTTACCGGTGGTGAATTAACTATCAATGCTGACGGTACCTATACCTTCACACCAAGCGATAATTTCAATGGCACGGTCCCAGTGATTTCTTATACGGTTACCGATGGTGCCGGTGATACGGACATTTCGACCTTAACGATTGCCGTGACGCCTGTTTCTGATCTGACAGATGGCGATGAGTCTGTCACGACGACAGAAGATAATCCTGTTTCTGGTAATATATTAGCGAATGCAAACACCGCTGATGGTCCATTAACGGTGACCAATTTTACGGTTGAAGGCAATACGTACGCTGCAGGTGATACGGTCACGGTCACCGGTGGTGAACTCACCATCAATGCTGACGGTACCTATACCTTCACACCAGATGACAATTTTAATGGCGCTGTCCCGGTCATTTCTTATACCGTTACAGACGGTGCTGGTGATACGGATATTTCGACCTTAACCATTGCCGTGACGCCTGTTTCTGATCTGACAGATGGCGATGAGTCTGTCACGACGACAGAAGATAATCCTGTTTCTGGTAATATATTAGCGAATGCAAACACGGTTGATGGCCCATTAACGGTGACGAACTTTACGGTTGAAGGCAATACGTACGCTGCAGGTGATACCGTCACGGTCACCGGTGGTGAACTCACCATCAATGCTGATGGTACTTATACCTTCACACCAGATGACAATTTCAATGGCGCTGTCCCGGTCATTTCTTATACCGTTACAGACGGTGCTGGTGATACGGATATTTCGACCTTAACCATTGCCGTGACGCCTGTTTCTGATCTGACAGATGGCGATGAGTCTGTCACGACGACAGAAGATAATCCTGTTTCTGGTAATATATTAGCGAATGCAAACACGGTTGATGGCCCGCTAACGGTGACGAACTTTACGGTTGAAGGCAATACGTACGCTGCAGGTGATACCGTGTCTGTTACCGGTGGTGAATTAACTATAAATGCTGATGGTACCTATACCTTCACACCAAACGATAATTTCAATGGCGCTGTCCCGGTCGTTTCTTATACCGTTACAGACGGTGCTGGTGATACGGATATTTCGACCTTAACGATTGCCGTGACGCCTGTTTCCGATCTAACGGACGGAGATGAAACGGTCTCGGTTGCAGAAGATATGCCAGCGAGCGGTAATGTCTTAGCGAATGCAAACACGGTTGATGGACCACTTACCGTGACGAGTTTCACGGTTGAAGGCAATACTTACGCTGCAGGTGATACTGTATCTGTTACGGGTGGTGAATTAACTATCAATGCGAACGGTACTTATACCTTCACACCAGATGATAATTTCAATGGCACGGTTCCGGTGATTTCTTACACTGTGACCGACGGTGCTGGTGATACGGATATTTCTACCTTAACGATTGCCGTGACGCCTGTCTCTGATCTGACAGATGGTGATGAGTCTGTCACCACGACAGAAGATAATCCTGTTTCAGGTAATATATTAAGCAATGCAAACACGGTTGATGGTCCACTTACCGTTACCAACTTCACCGTTGAAGGCAATACTTATGCTGCAGGTGATACCGTGTCTGTTACGGGTGGTGAATTAACCATCAATGCTGATGGTACTTATACCTTCATACCAGATGACAATTTCAATGGTACGGTTCCGGTCATTTCTTATACGGTTACCGATGGTGCTGGTGATACCGACATTTCGACCTTAACCATTGCCGTGACACCCACGTCAGATCTAACAGACGGCGATGAGTCTGTCACGACGACAGAAGATAATCCTGTTTCTGGTAATATATTAGCGAATGCAAACACGGTTGATGGCCCGCTGACGGTGACGAACTTTACGGTTGAAGGCAATACGTACGCTGTAGGTGATACCGTCACGGTCACCGGTGGTGAACTCACCATCAATGCTGATGGTACTTATACCTTCACACCAGATGACAATTTCAATGGCGCTGTCCCAGTGATTTCTTACACTGTGACGGATGGTGCTGGTGATACCGACATATCGACTTTAACGATTGCCGTGACACCCACGTCAGATCTAACAGACGGCGATGAGTCTGTCACCACGACAGAAGATAATCCGGTTTCTGGTAATATATTAACCAATGCAAATACGGTTGATGGCCCGCTAACGGTGACGAACTTTACGGTTGAAGGCAATACTTACGCTGCAGGTGATACGGTTACGGTCACGGGTGGTGAACTCACCATCAATGCGAACGGTACTTACACCTTTACACCAGATGACAATTTCAATGGCGCTGTCCCGGTGATTTTTTACACTGTGACGGATGGTGCTGGTGATACCGACATATCGACTTTAACGATTGCCGTGACACCCACGTCAGATCTAACAGACGGCGATGAGTCTGTCACCACGACAGAAGATAATCCGGTTTCTGGTAATATATTAACCAATGCAAATACGGTTGATGGCCCGCTAACGGTGACGAACTTTACGGTTGAAGGCAATACTTACGCTGCAGGTGATACCGTGTCTGTTACGGGTGGTGAATTAACTATCAATGCGAATGGTACTTATACCTTCACACCAGATGATAATTTCAATGGCACGGTTCCGGTGATTTCTTACACTGTGACCGACGGTGCTGGTGATACGGATATTTCTACCTTAACGATTGCCGTGACGCCTGTCTCTGATCTGACAGATGGTGATGAGTCTGTCACCACGACAGAAGATAATCCTGTTTCAGGTAATATATTAAGCAATGCAAACACGGTTGATGGTCCACTTACCGTTACCAACTTCACCGTTGAAGGCAATACTTATGCTGCAGGTGATACCGTGTCTGTTACGGGTGGTGAATTAACCATCAATGCTGATGGTACTTATACCTTCATACCAGATGACAATTTCAATGGTACGGTTCCGGTCATTTCTTATACGGTTACCGATGGTGCTGGTGATACCGACATATCGACTTTAACCATTGCCGTGACGCCTGTCTCTGATCTGACAGATGGCGATGAGTCCGTCACGACGACAGAAGATAATCCTGTTTCTGGTAATGTCTTAGCGAATGCAAACACGGTTGATGGATCACTTACCGTTACCAATTTTACGGTTGAAGGCAATACGTACAACGCCGGTGATACCGTATCTGTCACCGGTGGTGAATTAACTATCAATGCCGATGGTACCTATACCTTCACACCGAGCGATAATTTCAATGGCACTGTCCCGGTGATTTCTTACACTGTAACGGACGGTGCTGGTGATACGGATATTTCGACCTTAACGATTGCCGTGACGCCTGTTTCCGATCTAACGGACGGAGATGAAACGGTCTCGGTTGCAGAAGATATGCCAGCGAGCGGTAATGTCTTAGCGAATGCAAACACGGTTGATGGACCACTTACCGTGACGAGTTTCACGGTTGAAGGCAATACTTACGCTGCAGGTGATACTGTATCTGTTACGGGTGGTGAATTAACTATCAATGCTGATGGTACTTATACCTTCACACCAGATGACAATTTCAATGGCGCTGTCCCAGTGATTTCTTACACTGTGACCGACGGTGCTGGTGATATCGATATTTCGACCTTAACCATTGCCGTCACACCAACATCCGATCTAACAGACGGAGATGAAACGGTCTCGGTTGCTGAAGATATGCCAGCGAGCGGTAATGTTTTAGCGAATGCAAACACGGTTGATGGACCACTTACCGTGACCAACTTTACGGTTGAAGGCAATACGTACGCTGCAGGTGATACGGTCACGGTCACGGGTGGTGAATTAACCATCAATGCGAACGGTACTTACACCTTCACACCAGATGACAATTTCAATGGCGCTGTCCCAGTGATTTCTTACACTGTGACGGATGGTGCTGGTGATACCGACATATCGACTTTAACGATTGCCGTGACGCCTGTTTCCGATCTAACGGACGGAGATGAAACGGTCTCGGTTGCTGAAGATATGCCAGCGAGCGGTAATGTCTTAGCGAATGCAAACACGGTTGATGGACCACTTACCGTGACCAACTTTACGGTTGAAGGCAATACTTACGCTGCAGGTGATACGGTATCTGTTACGGGTGGTGAACTCACCATCAATGCGAATGGTACTTATACCTTTACACCAGATGACAATTTCAATGGTACTGTTCCGGTCATTTCTTATACGGTTACGGACGGTGCTGGTGATACCGATATTTCGACCTTAACGATTGCCGTGACGCCTGTTTCCGATCTAACGGACGGAGATGAAACGGTATCGGTTGCAGAAGATATGCCAGCGAGCGGTAATGTCTTAGCGAATGCAAACACGGTTGATGGACCACTTACCGTGACGAGTTTCACGGTTGAAGGCAATACTTACGCTGCAGGTGATACGGTATCTGTTACGGGTGGTGAATTAACCATCAATACTGATGGTACTTATACCTTCACACCAGATGACAATTTCAATGGCACGGTCCCAGTGATTTCTTATACGGTTACCGATGGTGCCGGTGATACCGACATTTCGACCTTAACGATTGCCGTAACACCAACATCCGATCTAACAGACGGAGATGAAACGGTCTCGGTTGCAGAAGATATGCCAGCGAGCGGTAATGTCTTAGCGAATGCAAACACGGTTGATGGACCACTTACCGTGACGAGTTTCACGGTTGAAGGCAATACTTATACTGCAGGTGATACGGTCTCGGTCACGGGTGGTGAATTAACCATCAATGCGAACGGTACTTACACCTTCACACCAGATGATAATTTCAATGGCGCTGTCCCAGTGATTTCTTACACTGTGACGGATGGTGCTGGTGATACCGACATATCGACTTTAACGATTGCCGTCACACCTGTTTCCGATCTAACGGACGGAGATGAAACGGTATCGGTTGCAGAAGATATGCCAGCGACTGGTGATGTTTTAGCGAATGCAAACACGGTTGATGGACCACTTACCGTGACCAACTTCACCGTTGAAGGCAATACTTATGCTGCAGGTGATACGGTTACGGTCACGGGTGGTGAACTCACCATCAATGCGAATGGTACTTATACCTTCACACCAGATGACAATTTCAATGGCGCTGTCCCGGTGATTTCTTATACTGTGACCGACGGTGCCGGTGATACGGACATATCAACATTAACGATTGCCGTGACACCAACATCCGATCTAACGGACGGAGATGAAACGGTATCGGTTGCAGAAGATATGCCAGCGAGCGGTAATGTCTTAGCGAATGCAAACACGGTTGATGGACCACTTACCGTGACGAGTTTCACGGTTGAAGGCAATACTTACGCTGCAGGTGATACGGTATCTGTTACGGGTGGTGAATTAACCATCAATACTGATGGTACTTATACCTTCACACCAGATGACAATTTCAATGGCGCTGTCCCAGTGATTTCTTACACTGTGACCGACGGTGCTGGTGATATCGATATTTCGACCTTAACGATTGCCGTCACACCAACATCCGATCTAACAGACGGAGATGAAACGGTCTCGGTTGCTGAAGATATGCCAGCGAGCGGTAATGTTTTAGCGAATGCAAACACGGTTGATGGACCACTTACCGTGACCAACTTTACGGTTGAAGGCAATACTTACGCTGCAGGTGATACGGTATCTGTTACGGGTGGTGAACTCACCATCAATGCGAATGGTACTTATACCTTTACACCAGATGGCAATTTCAATGGTACTGTTCCGGTCATTTCTTATACGGTTACGGACGGTGCTGGTGATACCGATATTTCGACCTTAACGATTGCCGTGACGCCTGTTTCCGATCTAACGGACGGAGATGAAACGGTATCGGTTGCAGAAGATATGCCAGCGAGCGGTAATGTCTTAGCGAATGCAAACACGGTTGATGGACCACTTACCGTGACGAGTTTCACGGTTGAAGGCAATACTTACGCTGCAGGTGATACGGTATCTGTTACGGGTGGTGAATTAACCATCAATACTGATGGTACTTATACCTTCACACCAGATGACAATTTCAATGGCGCTGTCCCAGTGATTTCTTACACTGTGACCGACGGTGCTGGTGATATCGATATTTCGACCTTAACCATTGCCGTCACACCAACATCCGATCTAACAGACGGAGATGAAACGGTCTCGGTTGCTGAAGATATGCCAGCGACTGGTAATGTCTTAGCGAATGCAAACACGGTTGATGGACCACTAACGGTGACCAACTTTACGGTTGAAGGCAATACTTACGCTGCAGGTGATACGGTCACGGTTACGGGTGGTGAACTCACCATCAATGCGAACGGTACTTACACCTTTACACCAGATGACAATTTCAATGGCACTGTCCCGGTGATTTCTTATACGGTTACGGACGGTGCCGGTGATACGGACATTTCGACCTTAACGATTGCCGTGACGCCTGTTTCCGATCTAACGGACGGAGATGAAACGGTCTCGGTTGCTGAAGATATGCCAGCGACTGGTAATGTCTTAGCGAATGCAAACACGGTTGATGGTCCACTAACGGTGACCAACTTTACGGTTGAAGGCAATACTTACGCTGCAGGTGATACGGTCACGGTTACGGGTGGTGAATTAACCATCAATGCGAACGGTACTTACACCTTTACACCAGATGATAATTTCAATGGCACGGTCCCAGTGATTTCTTACACTGTGACTGACGGTGCTGGTGATACAGACATTTCGACCTTAACGATTGCCGTGACGCCTGTCTCTGATCTGACAGATGGTGATGAGTCTGTCACCACGACAGAAGATAATCCGGTTTCAGGTAATATATTAACCAATGCAAATACGGTTGATGGTCCGCTAACGGTGACGAACTTTACGGTTGAAGGCAATACTTACGCTGCAGGTGATACGGTAACGGTCACCGGTGGTGAATTAACCATCAATGCGAACGGTACTTACACCTTCACACCAGATGATAATTTCAATGGCGCTGTCCCAGTGATTTCTTACACTGTGACGGATGGTGCTGGTGATACCGACATATCGACCTTAACGATTGCCGTGACACCAACATCCGATCTAACAGACGGAGATGAAACGGTATCGGTTGCAGAAGATATGCCAGCGAGCGGTAATGTCTTAGCGAATGCAAACACGGTTGATGGACCACTTACCGTCACCAACTTCACCGTTGAAGGCAATACTTATGCTGCAGGTGATACGGTCACGGTCACGGGTGGTGAATTAAATATCAATGCGAATGGTACTTATACCTTCACACCAGATGATAATTTCAATGGTACGGTTCCAGTGATTTCTTACACTGTAACGGACGGTGCTGGTGATACGGATATTTCGACTTTATCCATTACCGTAGAACCCGCAAACGCTCCACCTATTGCGGCTAATGACAGTTTCTTTGTTGAAGAAGGTGGCGTAATTAGTGGTAATATCATCACACATGATGATGGTGATGGGATTGTTGACTCTGACGGTGGTGATGGTGCTGTACTTGTAGTTACACACATTAACGGTCAAGAACTTGTCTTTGGTACAGACGGCTTTGCTCTTATAAATGTCGACGGGGGAACTCTAAGTGTTAATGCTAACGGTGATTTTACGTATCAAAATAGTGAAGGCTTTGTTTTAGGTGCAATCGCCCCAAGCTTTGAATACACTCTAAGCGATGGCATCGATAGTGATATTGCCACTGTTACTATTGCTGTAGGTGACTCAGCTCCCGATGCTATCGATGATAGTAACTCCATATCATATAGGGTGATCAGAGGTGTAACAACGAGTGCTTTTGCTTCAGGAAATATCGTAAGCGATGGTAGTAGTGGTGATGGTGCAGATGAACCAGGTGACGGTAATCTTACCCTAACTCAATTTGTACTTGGCGGTGTAGTTTATTTATTTGATAGTAATACTACGTCTTATGAAATAGATACTGGTTATGGTATCTTTAAGATCGATAATACCGGATTATATAGCTTTGAATTGCCATTTATGACCGATGCAAGTGGTGTTCCTTCATCATTAGAAGTTTCTTACACTATTCAAGATGATGATACCGTTAATCCTGAGACAGATAATGCAACTTTAACGATCACATTTAATAATACGACTGTTACCACAACCTCGGCCTTATCCGACGGTGAACTTATTGATTTATCCTATAGCGAGTCAGCTACGGACATAAATTTAATTGATGAATATGTTAGCCCTGCAATCGAATATAACTTGAGTGATCTTTTAGTTGATAACAATAATGAAAGCTTTGAAGACACCATGTTGTTCGATGAGCTTTCACAAAGCGACTCGATTAGTATTTTACAAGAAACAGAGTTTACCGATGTGGTTATCGATGAAAGTTTAAGTTTAGAGAACATCGAACAAGTTGATGCTGCACATTCTACTGAAACAATAGTGACCAACAGTTTCTTAGACAAAGGGGTAACATTGATCAATGATGCATCAGCAGAAGTTGTCCCATTACCTATTGAACTCGACTCTACAGACCATATATAG